The following are encoded in a window of Dysidea avara chromosome 4, odDysAvar1.4, whole genome shotgun sequence genomic DNA:
- the LOC136252248 gene encoding protein-serine O-palmitoleoyltransferase porcupine-like — protein MSSVSWWFIYQECLPPVAYQGVAAVTPILIPCLLLRLMVASRLMPDWHINLMGALSGAAVLVHYYEESSIYFFVLCIVCYFIIATVSQKGTSVAVLSVAFIIACEQLIVAPASWHKIRGSILLMIMKMISIGFDMETRPTPHSSKSSTLQPPQAKPTFLEYCCYCIMPGTTVFGPFISYQTHLGFLNPTPLTYPWFFKLVLSLVKAVIAVCVSVCIANFLFPAPVWNKWLTAYSAALSFRTSHYFVCYLSEVTATAVGIGYENRADGSQDWDKLAVCHPRHVELPRSFSMVITNWNLSMHLFLKNYVFKPARRRVGPFGAIFLTFVASSILHGLNFQLAAVLLSIGVYAYIENRLRSKLSKRLDACVLDRPCGPECGHSHTPNDTWWVWLVNIQFTLLVMFHLAYLGLMFRSEPDMQEFDYQGFSMWHTLRKWAQLDFASHWVAMATYLVSLVI, from the exons ATGTCTTCAGTTAGTTGGTGGTTTATCTATCAAGAGTGCCTGCCACCGGTAGCATATCAAGGTGTTGCAGCAGTGACTCCAATCCTAATACCATGCCTACTTCTAAGACTAATGGTTGCATCTAGACTGATGCCTGACTGGCACATCAACCTAATGGGAGCATTATCCGGTGCAGCAGTGTTGGTTCACTATTATGAAGAAAGTTCAATATATTTCTTTGTCCTTTGTATCGTCTGCTACTTCATTATTGCTACTGTGAGCCAGAAGGGAACATCTGTGGCTGTTTTGTCTGTTGCATTTATCATCGCTTG TGAGCAGTTAATTGTTGCCCCAGCATCCTGGCACAAGATAAGAG GTTCCATTTTACTGATGATTATGAAGATGATTTCTATTGGATTTGACATGGAGACAAGACCCACCCCTCACTCTTCCAAGTCATCTACTTTACAACCTCCACAAGCTAAGCCTACCTTCCTAGAGTACTGCTGTTATTGCATCATGCCTGGAACAACCGTGTTTGGTCCTTTTATCTCATACCAAACTCATCTTGGATTTCTGAATCCTACCccattg ACCTATCCATGGTTTTTCAAGCTGGTCCTCTCATTGGTCAAAGCAGTCATTGCCGTATGTGTATCAGTCTGCATAGCCAACTTCTTGTTTCCCGCACCTGTTTGGAACAA ATGGTTGACAGCCTACTCAGCTGCCTTGTCATTCAGGACAAGTCATTATTTTGTGTGTTACTTGTCTGAAGTGACTGCCACAGCTGTTGGTATTGGTTACGAGAATAGAGCTGATGGATCACAAGACTG GGACAAGTTGGCAGTATGTCATCCAAGACATGTTGAGTTGCCACGGTCATTCAGTATGGTGATCACTAATTGGAATTTGTCAATGCATTTATTCTTGAAGAATT ATGTGTTCAAACCTGCTAGGAGAAGAGTTGGTCCATTTGGAGCCATTTTTCTCACTTTTGTTGCTAGCTCGATATTGCAT GGTTTAAACTTTCAACTAGCTGCAGTGTTGCTTTCTATTGGAGTGTATGCATACATTGAGAATA GACTACGTAGCAAGCTCAGTAAGAGGTTAGATGCTTGTGTACTAGACAGACCATGTGGTCCAGAGTGTGGACACAGCCACACACCTAAT GACACgtggtgggtgtggctggtCAACATACAGTTCACACTACTAGTGATGTTCCACTTGGCCTACCTGGGACTGATGTTTAGGAGTGAACCTGACATGCAGGAGTTTGACTATCAG GGCTTCTCAATGTGGCACACTTTAAGAAAGTGGGCACAGCTGGATTTCGCTAGTCACTGGGTAGCCATGGCAACCTACCTTGTCTCCCTGGTAATATGA